From the genome of Lotus japonicus ecotype B-129 chromosome 6, LjGifu_v1.2, one region includes:
- the LOC130726619 gene encoding uncharacterized protein LOC130726619 produces the protein MYLSPVRTTPPIEPQEDEWDTDGFVIPSLGIGESDQSKPNDRDIESPNSAAQAKKEENIIYLGPHGAPPSQSKQPELNSSNRKQRFKQKLKEADKRISGTGRENKLDNLRELVGRGKGSGNMAKGSRKDWLDPHCDESQFERR, from the exons ATGTACCTCTCTCCTGTGCGCACCACTCCTCCAATTGAACCACAAGAAGATGAGTGGG ACACAGATGGATTTGTGATTCCGAGCTTGGGAATTGGAGAGTCTGATCAAAGCAAACCTAATGATCGTGACATAGAATCCCCAAATTCTGCAGCACAG GCTAAAAAGGAAGAAAACATCATTTATCTAGGACCTCACGGAGCgcctccttcacaatcaaagcagCCAGAGTTAAACTCATCTAACCGGAAGCAGCGGTTCAAGCAAAAACTGAAAGAAGCTGATAAGAGAATTAGTGGAACAGGCAGGGAGAATAAATTGGATAACCTAAGGGAGCTTGTGGGTAGGGGGAAAGGGAGTGGGAACATGGCAAAGGGATCCCGCAAGGACTGGTTAGATCCACATTGCGATGAATCTCAGTTTGAGAGGAGGTAA